One segment of Castanea sativa cultivar Marrone di Chiusa Pesio chromosome 3, ASM4071231v1 DNA contains the following:
- the LOC142628688 gene encoding uncharacterized protein LOC142628688, which produces MEKYEANYEKGTRHYVRPFNQQNGVYQVCTTHNPHSSNGGDHSHEVRLLENTCTCGKWEIYKIPCSHVIAVCIREHVNAMRYIDPCYTLQKRLATYSHEFCVPKDKSLWREVAGPKLYPDLEMLRDKGRPTSTRIRNEMDWRESQPKPKCGVCHEEGHNRRRCPNVIRASTSSHVPN; this is translated from the coding sequence ATGGAGAAATATGAAGCAAATTACGAAAAAGGGACAAGACACTATGTGAGGCCATTTAACCAGCAGAACGGTGTATATCAGGTTTGCACAACACATAATCCACACAGCTCTAATGGGGGAGACCATAGTCATGAAGTAAGATTGCTGGAGAACACATGTACTTGTGGCAAATGGGAAATCTAtaagatcccttgttcacatgtGATTGCAGTTTGTATCAGGGAACATGTCAATGCAATGAGgtatattgacccatgttataCTTTACAAAAGCGACTTGCCACCTATTCACATGAGTTTTGTGTGCCCAAGGATAAGTCATTATGGCGGGAGGTTGCCGGCCCAAAGTTGTACCCTGACCTTGAAATGTTGCGAGACAAAGGTCGACCTACGTCAACAAGAATAAGAAACGAGATGGATTGGAGGGAGAGTCAACCCAAGCCGAAATGTGGAGTGTGTCACGAAGAGGGCCATAACCGCAGGAGATGTCCGAATGTGATTCGCGCATCAACAAGCAGCCATGTTCCAAACTAG